The following coding sequences lie in one Deltaproteobacteria bacterium genomic window:
- a CDS encoding SRPBCC family protein, with protein sequence MVHARVSESMPASCDAVFDLLHDYGARLEWDTLLREAFVEGGGAAGHGAIAVCRGRYLVGGLTVRTVYVSFERGVVAAVKMINHPPLFERWAASIRHDAIDDGHSRVTYTYNFRARPRWLAFVLEPILAAVFRWETRRRLRALQEALGARALTR encoded by the coding sequence GTGGTGCACGCACGGGTCAGCGAGTCGATGCCGGCCTCGTGCGACGCGGTCTTCGATCTGCTGCACGACTATGGCGCCCGGCTGGAGTGGGACACGCTGTTGCGTGAGGCGTTCGTCGAGGGCGGCGGCGCGGCGGGGCACGGGGCGATCGCGGTGTGCCGCGGGCGCTATCTGGTGGGCGGACTCACCGTGCGCACGGTCTACGTCAGCTTCGAGCGCGGGGTGGTGGCGGCGGTCAAGATGATCAACCACCCGCCGCTGTTCGAGCGGTGGGCGGCGTCGATCCGCCACGACGCGATCGACGACGGGCACAGCCGCGTCACGTACACGTACAACTTCCGAGCGCGACCGCGGTGGCTCGCGTTCGTGCTCGAGCCGATTCTGGCGGCGGTGTTTCGCTGGGAGACGCGTCGCAGGCTCCGTGCGCTGCAGGAGGCGCTCGGCGCCCGCGCACTCACTCGATGA